One genomic window of Sphingobacterium oryzagri includes the following:
- a CDS encoding lactate dehydrogenase, with product MKAVAYHIKDFEKELLALANGKVHDLTLISNPLNFNTLHYVFGKEVVIVSEDDRLDADLLDGLKKAGVQKIVTRSMKTDHIDLFHAADLDIQVANTPYEDRSPKGIAEQTIRNLNLWDKGRCVGQACCCVKDCNVFPLNNTDERAKQTANR from the coding sequence ATGAAAGCTGTTGCGTACCATATAAAAGATTTCGAAAAGGAATTATTAGCTCTTGCGAACGGAAAAGTTCATGATCTGACGTTGATATCTAATCCCTTAAATTTCAATACGCTTCATTACGTTTTTGGAAAGGAAGTAGTTATTGTTTCTGAAGATGATCGGTTAGATGCCGATTTGCTTGATGGGCTCAAGAAAGCTGGTGTTCAAAAAATAGTAACGCGCTCGATGAAAACGGATCATATCGACCTGTTTCATGCCGCCGATTTAGATATACAGGTGGCCAATACGCCTTATGAAGACCGGAGTCCGAAAGGAATTGCCGAACAGACAATTCGTAACCTGAATTTATGGGATAAGGGTAGGTGCGTGGGGCAGGCTTGCTGCTGTGTAAAAGATTGTAATGTATTTCCATTAAATAATACCGATGAACGAGCAAAGCAAACAGCTAATCGCTAA